One genomic window of Fusarium fujikuroi IMI 58289 draft genome, chromosome FFUJ_chr01 includes the following:
- a CDS encoding related to glucose/galactose transporter: MGAKKFFKERSLKVSDKKVTKAAELTLRESIWPIALVTVLFFLWGFSYGLLDTLNKHFQKVLHIDRARSAGLQAAYFGAYPLASLGHAAWILRHYSYKAVFIWGLCLYAVGALIAIPCIKAKSFAGFCMSIFIIGNGLGSLETAANPFITVCGPPRYSEIRINISQAFNGIGTVIAPVLGSYVFFNNLDDNAALANVQWVYLSIAVFVLILACLFYVSKIPEITDADMALQAQETHSEADDKPFYKQYKLFHASFAQFCYTGAQVAIASFFINYATEMRKGTSDSMGAKLFAGAQAAFTVGRFFGTFLMKFCKPRKVFFVFLTMCIVFIGPPIVHHGTAGVSFLYIVLFFESICFPTIVALGMRGLGRHTKRGSGFIIAGVIGGACVPPLTGAVADMHDVGISMVVPMMFFVAAWSYPIAVNFVPSYKKVVDVFYEADIGLGERTLDEEKIQGTQHEEKEMTARA, translated from the exons ATGGGCGCcaaaaagttctttaaggAGAGATCGCTCAAGGTCTCGGATAAGAAAGTCACCAAGGCAGCGGAGCTCACCCTGCGAGAATCCATCTGGCCTATTGCGCTTGTTActgttctcttcttcctctggggTTTCAGTTATGGACTCCTTGATACGCTGAACAAGCACTTTCAAAAGGTGCTGCATATCGATCGTGCGCGATCGGCAGGTCTTCAGGCTGCGTACTTTGG TGCTTATCCTCTTGCGTCGCTGGGACACGCTGCGTGGATCCTTCGTCATTATTCGTACAAGGCTGTGTTCATCTGGGGTCTTTGCTTGTATGCTGTTGGCGCGTTGATTGCTATTCCGTGTATCAAGGCAAAGTCGTTTGCTGGGTTTTGCatgtccatcttcatcatcggaaACGGACTTGGTTCTCTTGAGACTGCTGCTAACCCATTCATCACTG TTTGCGGTCCTCCTCGATACTCGGAAATTCGCATCAACATCTCCCAAGCCTTCAACGGTATCGGCACCGTCATTGCTCCCGTCCTCGGCTCATATGTGTTCTTCAACAATCTCGATGATAACGCAGCGCTGGCCAACGTACAATGGGTCTACCTCTCCATTGCCGTCTTCGTCTTGATCCTGGCGTGCCTCTTCTACGTCTCTAAGATTCCAGAAATCACCGACGCTG ACATGGCCTTGCAAGCTCAAGAGACACATTCAGAAGCCGATGATAAACCCTTCTATAAACAGTATAAGCTCTTCCATGCTTCATTCGCTCAGTTCTGTTATACCGGCGCGCAAGTTGCTATCGCGagtttcttcatcaactatgCGACTGAGATGCGCAAAGGAACGTCAGACTCAATGGGAGCTAAGCTCTTTGCCGGCGCACAAGCAGCCTTTACCGTCGGGCGTTTCTTCGGAACGTTTCTCATGAAGTTCTGCAAGCCGCGAAAGGTGTTCTTCGTGTTCTTGACTATGTGCATTGTCTTTATCGGACCGCCTATTGTCCACCATGGAACAGCTGGTGTATCATTCCTCTATATCGTTCTCTTTTTCGAGTCTATCTGCTTTCCTACCATTGTTGCATTGGGTATGAGAGGTCTTGGTCGCCATACTAAGCGAGGAAGTGGTTTCATCATTGCTGGTGTTATTGGCGGTGCCTGTGTGCCTCCCCTGACAGGAGCTGTTGCAGATATGCATGACGTCGGTATCTCGATGGTTGTACCCATGATGTTCTTCGTCGCAGCCTGGTCATACCCCATTGCTGTCAACTTTGTCCCCTCTTACAAGAAGGTGGTTGACGTTTTCTACGAGGCAGACATTGGTCTTGGAGAGCGAACTctcgatgaggagaagattcAAGGTACACAgcatgaggagaaggagatgactGCACGCGCTTGA
- a CDS encoding related to SDA1 protein, required for normal organization of the actin cytoskeleton codes for MVKRKVAALEKLDADFASLQQKIRRDPKSYKEEFLKQWEQYEAQREIFLVSPGTATADSVESFHNIIDLIAHVADCYKEETATFPDDLKSILTQHHVILHPELREKIVGSLVLLRRKEVIDSTSVLTTLFPILVSSPSKTLRETLFQKILSDLRNSNTKSINHPLNRTVQTVLYNLVTADRSSPRAIWAIKLTREMWKRQFWTDAKPVDVMKEACLSDNEKVVVGAVRFFLGGDKEREELEDESSDEEVDLSQVKHQMGINKKTKKSKKQYDKAVDKVKRAERKKTKPHPLNFSALHLLHDPQNFAEELFSKHLQNTKAKLSLDTKILVTQLVTRLVGLHKLTIVALYSWFIKFLTPRQQSVTSFLASLAQAVHNLVPPDVLEPLIQKIANEFVSEASAAEVAAAGLNSIREICARQPLAMTDTLLQDLVQYRKSKDKGVMMAAKGLLSLYREVGAELLKKRDRGKNATINLKAGFQAQRKFGEEDVGGIEGLELLEKWKEEEKKKKRLARGLPEDAATDEEDEGNKSDEWEVASDDSSESGDWINVYHSSDEEDDEDEPASKKQKTDEEPVMDEKTKKALEEKEAEIDRISKLATTTILTPADLAKLQELRMSASIDKAMGNRRKRQQEEDRHRDDGLTAEQIEAPARLRKLTKEERVALAKEGKPDREEHKSTRAISKSKMQAQGKSTSNREKQRNKNIFMTMGKAKSKHKRSLVETRKVLKRHVDRSTRGGRRANGT; via the exons ATGGTCAAACGAAAGGTCGCTGcactcgagaagcttgatgctgacTT CGCGAGTCTGCAACAAAAAATCCGTCGCGATCCCAA GTCGTACAAGGAGGAGTTTTTGAAGCAATGGGAACAATATGAGGCTCAGCGcgagatcttcttggtctctcCTGGCACCGCGACCGCCGATTCTGTCGAATCTTTCCACAACATTATCGATCTAATCGCTCACGTCGCCGATTGCTACAAGGAAGAGACAGCTACTTTCCCCGACGATCTAAAGTCTATCCTCACACAGCACCATGTCATATTACACCCCGAGCTGCGGGAGAAGATCGTGGGAAGTCTGGTCTTGCTGCGACGAAAGGAAGTTATCGACTCGACCAGCGTCCTCACCACGCTTTTCCCCATTCTCGTATCATCGCCCAGCAAAACTCTGCGTGAAACCCTGTTCCAGAAGATCTTGAGCGATCTGCGAAACTCGAACACAAAATCTATCAACCACCCTCTCAACCGAACCGTTCAGACCGTACTTTACAACCTTGTAACCGCCGATCGATCCTCTCCTCGAGCTATCTGggccatcaagctcaccCGCGAGATGTGGAAGCGACAATTCTGGACCGATGCGAAGCCCGTTGATGTTATGAAGGAGGCTTGTCTGTCGGACAACGAGAAGGTTGTTGTCGGTGCtgttcgcttcttcttgggtgGAGACAAGGAGCGtgaggaacttgaggacGAGAGCAgtgatgaggaggttgatCTGAGCCAGGTCAAGCATCAGATGGgtatcaacaagaagaccaagaagtcgaagaagcAGTACGACAAGGCTGTCGATAAGGTCAAGCGCGCTGAGCGCAAGAAGACAAAGCCTCATcctctcaacttctccgCTCTTCACCTCCTTCACGACCCTCAGAACTTTGCTGAGGAGCTATTTTCGAAACATCTACAAAACACCAAGGCGAAGCTATCTCTCGATACGAAGATTCTAGTGACACAACTCGTCACCCGACTTGTTGGTCTGCACAAGCTGACCATTGTGGCGCTCTACTCCTGGTTCATCAAGTTCCTTACTCCTCGACAACAGTCTGTTACTTCTTTTCTAGCTTCATTGGCGCAGGCAGTCCATAACTTGGTGCCTCCCGATGTGCTGGAGCCCCTGATTCAGAAAATCGCAAACGAGTTCGTTTCAGAAGCTTCGGCCGCTGAGGTCGCAGCTGCTGGTCTGAACTCTATTCGCGAGATTTGCGCCCGTCAACCCCTGGCTATGACTGATACTCTATTACAAGATTTGGTCCAGTACCGCAAgagcaaggacaagggtGTCATGATGGCTGCCAAGGGTCTTTTGTCACTGTACCGAGAGGTTGGTGCCGAGCTTCTGAAGAAGCGAGACCGTGGTAAGAACGCCACTATCAACCTGAAGGCTGGTTTCCAGGCCCAGCGCAAGTTtggtgaggaggatgtcGGCGGTATTGAAGGTCTGGAGCTTCTGGAGAAGtggaaggaggaggaaaagaagaagaagcgactTGCCAGAGGTCTTCCCGAGGATGCTGCtactgatgaagaggacgagggaaACAAATCCGATGAGTGGGAGGTTGCTTCTGATGACAGCAGCGAGTCTGGTGACTGGATTAATGTCTATCATTCTtccgatgaggaggatgacgaagacgagcctgcgtcaaagaagcaaaagacagACGAAGAGCCTGTTATGGAcgaaaagaccaagaaggctctggaggagaaggaggctgaaaTCGACCGCATCTCTAAGCTCGCCACCACAACCATCCTCACACCCGCCGATCTCGCCAAACTCCAAGAGCTCCGCATGTCCGCCTCCATCGACAAAGCAATGGGCAACCGCCGCAAGcgccagcaagaagaagatcgccACCGCGACGACGGTCTCACCGCGGAGCAGATCGAAGCGCCCGCGCGTCTTCGCAAGCTCACCAAGGAAGAGCGTGTCGCGCTTGCTAAGGAGGGTAAGCCAGACCGCGAGGAGCACAAGAGCACACGGGCTATCAGCAAGTCCAAGATGCAGGCCCAGGGCAAGAGCACGAGTAATAGGGAGAAGCAGCGTAACAAGAATATCTTTATGACGATGGGTAAGGCGAAGAGTAAGCATAAGAGGAGTTTGGTGGAGACGAGGAAGGTTCTTAAGAGACATGTTGATAGGAGTACCAGAGGTGGACGAAGAGCGAACGGTACATAG